A section of the Streptomyces sp. NBC_01591 genome encodes:
- a CDS encoding (2Fe-2S)-binding protein → MDGSAAASVGGFFALRTTAPPDGAHRPLARLYAGEQAPLTARIDTVAARLDTAERRVAASIAHLGLASRLWSVALGPAALTGRFPGLSPGALHWDPRHPAPDDLWLDGTESLPGTACRIREAVQYGHLVPLAEAIHRDSPLSGRLLWGNAGSALAGALRQLLAWARTHHRPDVAARARALVAELFDHPDLRNTGAPHDAAFRRRSCCLYYRTPAGGLCGDCVFESV, encoded by the coding sequence ATGGACGGGTCCGCAGCGGCCTCGGTGGGCGGATTCTTCGCGCTGCGGACCACCGCGCCGCCCGACGGGGCGCACCGCCCGCTGGCACGGTTGTACGCGGGGGAGCAGGCTCCGCTCACGGCCCGTATCGACACGGTGGCCGCGCGGTTGGACACCGCCGAGCGCAGAGTGGCTGCCTCCATCGCGCACTTGGGGCTGGCATCCCGCCTCTGGTCGGTCGCACTCGGACCTGCGGCACTGACCGGCCGCTTCCCCGGCCTTTCGCCCGGCGCCCTCCACTGGGACCCGCGGCACCCGGCCCCCGACGATCTGTGGCTGGACGGCACCGAGTCGCTGCCCGGCACCGCCTGCCGGATCCGGGAAGCCGTCCAGTACGGCCACCTCGTGCCCCTCGCCGAGGCGATCCACCGGGACAGCCCGCTGTCCGGCCGGCTGCTGTGGGGCAACGCGGGGTCCGCGCTGGCAGGAGCCCTGCGTCAACTCCTCGCCTGGGCACGTACGCACCACCGCCCCGACGTGGCCGCGCGGGCCCGCGCACTGGTCGCCGAACTCTTCGACCACCCGGACCTGCGGAACACCGGCGCCCCGCACGACGCGGCGTTCCGGCGCCGCAGTTGCTGTCTGTACTACCGCACACCGGCCGGCGGCCTGTGCGGGGACTGCGTCTTCGAGAGCGTCTGA
- a CDS encoding DMT family transporter: MSSLALSVLLSLVSAVAYAAGAIVQERVATAGDGHSLAPLRNRVWWAAVALNGGGAVLHVVALAYGPLSLVQPLGALTIVFALPMSALFVRRRAGATAWRGAIMATVGLAGLLALTGNAESHSLNGPDQLIAAGVTLGAIALLALISTGVHRPVVRSVILAGAAGIAFGIASVFVKTVAVGWTSGALAAGLPALLAIAGFAAAGLLLSQAAYRGAGLTAPLATVTVVNPVIAAVVGITMFGEQFRHGTAGTMLALACAVVAAGGLILLTTERLGAEQRALPDAPVDGTDAEGEEAAVDAAPAFPMPAGAVEAVPETLSSARPLPALMPLECLGRVAFGPGPSSYTGTERRGGSSAGPVDPDDAAVQTLTPPALR, encoded by the coding sequence ATGAGTTCCCTTGCGCTGTCCGTGCTGCTGTCACTGGTCTCCGCGGTCGCGTACGCGGCCGGGGCGATCGTCCAGGAGCGCGTGGCGACAGCCGGCGACGGCCACTCGCTCGCCCCCCTGCGCAACCGTGTCTGGTGGGCCGCCGTGGCGCTGAACGGCGGGGGCGCGGTGCTCCATGTCGTGGCCTTGGCCTACGGTCCGCTCAGTCTCGTCCAGCCGCTCGGTGCGCTGACCATTGTCTTCGCCCTGCCGATGTCGGCGCTCTTCGTACGCCGGCGGGCGGGAGCCACCGCCTGGCGGGGCGCGATCATGGCAACCGTCGGTCTGGCGGGCCTGCTCGCACTCACGGGGAACGCCGAGTCGCACTCGTTGAACGGCCCGGATCAACTGATCGCCGCCGGTGTGACGCTCGGTGCGATCGCGCTGCTCGCCCTGATCTCCACGGGCGTGCACCGGCCGGTGGTACGGAGCGTGATCCTGGCCGGGGCGGCGGGCATCGCGTTCGGCATCGCCTCGGTGTTCGTGAAGACGGTGGCGGTGGGGTGGACCTCCGGTGCGCTGGCGGCAGGACTGCCGGCGCTGCTGGCGATCGCCGGTTTCGCGGCCGCCGGGCTGCTGCTCTCCCAGGCCGCGTACCGGGGTGCCGGACTTACCGCGCCGCTGGCGACGGTGACCGTGGTGAACCCGGTGATAGCGGCGGTCGTCGGCATCACGATGTTCGGCGAGCAGTTCCGGCACGGCACGGCCGGGACCATGCTCGCGCTGGCCTGTGCGGTGGTCGCCGCGGGCGGCCTGATACTGCTCACGACGGAGCGGCTGGGCGCGGAGCAGCGCGCCCTCCCGGATGCTCCGGTGGACGGGACGGACGCGGAGGGCGAGGAGGCGGCCGTGGACGCGGCGCCCGCCTTCCCGATGCCTGCCGGGGCCGTCGAAGCGGTCCCGGAAACGCTTTCCTCGGCGCGTCCGCTGCCCGCGCTGATGCCGCTGGAGTGTCTGGGCCGGGTGGCGTTCGGGCCCGGGCCGTCGTCGTACACCGGCACGGAACGGCGGGGCGGCTCGTCCGCGGGGCCCGTCGACCCCGACGACGCGGCCGTTCAGACGCTGACGCCGCCCGCCCTGAGGTAG